Part of the Hallerella porci genome is shown below.
TTTCTTTAGAAGAGAATCATCCGGGAATAGATATTTCCGCAAAATTAAATGAACCTGTTTTTGCTACCGCCGAAGGAAAAGTCATCTCCGTTCTTAAAAACAAAGATCGCGGATTACATATTATCATTGATCACGGCAACGAATATACCACCAGTTATTCCCATTTAGAGCAAACTTATGTGAATAAAGGAAAATTGGTGAAAAAAGGTGAAGCAATCGGAACAGTCGGTTCTAGCGGAAAAACGACAGGCCCGCATATTCACTATGAAATTTTGAAAAACAACGAACCCATCGATCCAGAACTTTTTATTGAGGAATAAAACATGGCAAAAGAAAACGATAGCCAATTTACACAAATTAGCCCGTCGATGAATATCACCGGAGATTTATCGGGCTCTAGCGATATTCGTATCGCTGGCAAAATCAAAGGAAACATCGAAACTACCGGCGATGTAGTAATCGAAAATTCTGGCTTTGTCGAAGGCGTTATCAAATCGAAAAATGCAACGATTGCAGGAAAAATCAATGGAGACATTGAATGTTCCGAAAAGTTGGTTTTAGAATCCAAATCGCTTTTCATCGGTAATATCAAAACAAAGCTTCTCGTTATTGAATGCGGAGCAAAACTCAGCGGAAATTGCCAAGTTTCTACGGAAAAAGAAGCAGAACCTGTTAAAAAGTAATTTCGCTTTTTAATTTTTTTGAACAGTCTCTTGATGAGGGACTGTTTTTTATTTCTCTAAAAGAAGATTTATCATCTTTCCACACACTCTTTAAATATTCTTCTTATATATATAAAAGAGATTGATAATGGTAACGTGGATTTGTGAAGAGTTTAATCGATTGCGATTATAAGTGATTGATTTTCATCAAGATATAAAAAGCGTGGATAGTTTTAAAATGATGAAAACTATCTAAGTTATTCACATTATTCAACGTTGAAAGATGTTAAACGAAAAGTTTTCAACATTTTTCCCACGTAAATGCCCAAAACACCGTTGAAAGTTGACTTTTCAACAACTTATTTATCCACATGTGAATAGATTTGTTGAATTGATTCGTATCACATTGAAATTCAATGAGTTAAAGAATTTTATTCTTTCGGGATTAAAGTTTAATTAAATTTAAAAGGATGGATAAGAGAACTTTTAGAATTGGGCAAATCGCAGATGTTCACTTGATCGCGGATAACGATGAAGCGGATCATCTCAAATCGGTGGAAAGTTTTGAAAAAACTCTCGCGGATGCTGATAAATTTGATTTAGATCTTCTCGTTATTAGCGGAGATATGACAGAACATAGTTTTCCGCAGGAATACCAACTTTTTTTTGAAATGATGAAAGCATATTCGGGAAAATGGTGTATGATTGCGGGAAATCATGATAAATCAGCGGATATTGCACGTTATTCGCCTTTTCCTATTGAATTACATCATGGGGAATATTTCTATAAAAAAACGGTAAATGAAGTGGCGCTTTTCTTTTTAGATTCTTCAACGGATTCTGTTTCAAAAAGTCAATTAGAATGGTTAAAAGAAGAAGCAGCGAAAGAAAGTAAAGAAATTTTTATTTTTATGCATCATCCGCCGTGTCTTTGCGGGCATCTGTTTATGGATTCGCGTTATGCATTGAAAAATTGGAATGAAACAAAATCGGTAATGGAAGAAATTCCAAATCTGCGAGCAATTTTTACGGGGCATTATCATTCGGCGATGGAAGTGAATTTGGAGAATGGAAAGAAAGTTTATTTGACGCCGGCGACGCAAATGCAATTAAATCCGGATGTTTCAGAATTTAATATCATTAGTACAGTTCCAGGTTGGCGGTATATTGAATATAAAAATGAAAAAATTTCCACAGAATTGCGTTATCTTTAAAAATTTTCTCTTTAACCCTTGAAATTTTTTTAATAATAATCTAAATTGAGTTCACCTGGCGGTTTAGCTCAGTTGGTAGAGCAACGGAATCATAATCCGTGTGTCTGTGGTTCGACCCCACAAACCGCTATTATTTTCCTTTGGAAGGAGCTTCAGATGAAGAAAATGCTTTTTGCGATCTTGTTCTTGTTGGCTTCTTCCTTTTTTGTATCCTGTGGGAATGATCAGACGGCTGATTTGACTCCGTCGCTTCCTTCGAAGAATGCTCAAGTTGCATCGGCTCCGGTTTCGGTTCCGAAATTTACTCCTCCTGCAAATTCCGCGATAGATGAAAAGAAAGCTCAGCAATATGCCAATGCAAGTGCTGCGTTAATTCTTTTGGGCGAAGAATGGTCTTCGAAAATTGAACAAGCTCAAGGCGAACAAAAAGTGGCGATTTTGCAAAATTACGATGAAGCGCGCGATCAAGTTTGCAGTCGAGTCGGACTTGCAGGAATTGCCGAATATAATTGGATTACCAATGTCGCCGCAAAAGATTCTAGCAATGCAGATAGCTTTGCAAAAGCGGGAATTCGCTTAGATTAATTTCAATTAAAATTTTTTTTGATTTAAAATGAAAAACGCAGTTCAAAATGAACTGCGTTTTTTGGAGTTGATGAATTAGATTTGTTCGAATGCTTGATTCATATCTGCGATTAAATCATCTGCATTTTCAATGCCCACAGAAAGACGAATCAAATCAGGACGAACGCCCGCTTCTAAAAGTTGTTCATCGCTTAACTGACGGTGCGTATGGCTAGCGGGATGCAAAACGCAAGAACGTGCATCGGCAACGTGAGTTACAATAGCGATTAACTTAAGCGAATCCATAAATTTAATGGATTCTTCGCGGCCGCCTTTAATGCCAAATGCCATAACACCGCAAGGAAGTCCTCCGTCAAATTGCTTTTGAGCGAGTGCGTGATACTTATCGTTTTCAAGACCCGCGTAATTGACCCAAGCTACTTTCGGATGATTTTGCAGGAACTTGGCAATCTTCAAAGCATTTTCGCAGTGCTTTTGCATACGAAGTGCTAATGTTTCAAGACCGATGTTTAAAAGGAATGCATTCATCGGAGCTTGAATACTTCCGAAGTCGCGCATCAGCTGAACAGTTGCTTTCACGATGTAGCATTTTTTACCAAATGCTTTA
Proteins encoded:
- a CDS encoding bactofilin family protein yields the protein MAKENDSQFTQISPSMNITGDLSGSSDIRIAGKIKGNIETTGDVVIENSGFVEGVIKSKNATIAGKINGDIECSEKLVLESKSLFIGNIKTKLLVIECGAKLSGNCQVSTEKEAEPVKK
- a CDS encoding metallophosphoesterase family protein, encoding MDKRTFRIGQIADVHLIADNDEADHLKSVESFEKTLADADKFDLDLLVISGDMTEHSFPQEYQLFFEMMKAYSGKWCMIAGNHDKSADIARYSPFPIELHHGEYFYKKTVNEVALFFLDSSTDSVSKSQLEWLKEEAAKESKEIFIFMHHPPCLCGHLFMDSRYALKNWNETKSVMEEIPNLRAIFTGHYHSAMEVNLENGKKVYLTPATQMQLNPDVSEFNIISTVPGWRYIEYKNEKISTELRYL